The DNA window TAAGGTGTTGATAGGGTTTTAATCttgaaataattattattattaatataatagGATAGAAATAGTCTACAAAAATAGACTAAGTTAATGATATACTTGTAGACTTATAGACTAGACTAACTTAAtggtataatatatatactaatgATATACTATAAAGGCAGCTACCTATAATGGTAGCCTTCGTCTATCTGAGTTGCTAGTTCTTAAGGGATGGTATAATCTTGTATTAATTATATCATAATATGATCAGGATGGTATAGGGCTCAGATAAGGTTCAGAAGTTCTAATCATTGAAATAATAACTGGAATATAATCGGGTTATAATGGTATAGGACCTAGATAAGGGTTAACACTTGGGTCTTAATTCATTCCTTGTCCAATAGTCTGTTGATAATATTATCAAAATAGGTTCAAGATGGTATAGGGCTAAGGTTGAGCCTCAGAACTAAGGTCTCTATCATCTTTTATTCTAATTATTGAATAATAATCATATTATAGATGGATTAAGAGGTAAAGAACCCTATAATAAGGTTCGAAACCTTAGAAAAGGTCCTAATGGCCAAGATGGTATAGGGAAGATATAAGCTTCGAAACTCAGGTCTCTACcaacttttattattatagtctttcaataatattattatcatAGATAGATGTTACCTTTCTGAACTGGACTTCCCTTTGGGCTTATACTTATGCTGGGCTTATGCTtattatatacttatatattatatattattattataatattatatattttaggaCCCATTTAGTCCTCCTTCCCTCCCAAAATATCCATCAAAGACGAATCCAATTAGAAACCAATTCATGACAAGGCCAATGACCTTGAGATGCCGGCCGGTGACCAAGTGGCATGTCGGGAATGACCTTAACCCGGCACCCGTGGTATGGGGcttcctttgttgttgttttccctTCGAGATCATACAAGTACTAGATATATAGCTAGTATATATACCACCTATGTATCTGAGCAATGggctttagttttttttacttttggcGACGCCTTCGATTTTCGCCCATTTGCGCAGCAGCTCGACACATTTTCAAGGCAAGTCACGAGCGCCACTTGCAAATTGAAGAAATCCGCCCAGAGTCGCCTCCCCTGGCCAAGTGCCCCCCCACCCCTCCGCCCCGTTCGAACCTCGTTAACCcccttattattatttatttcatttttttgctctctctccctctctctgCCTCTCACTCAGGTGTGCCAGCTGATTGATAATTGAGGGAGACTCGCCGCCTGGGAGAGTGGGAGAGTGCGAGAGAGCAGCATCCCAGGCCCCCGAAAGAGAGAGCCTGGGGAGCCACATACCGTTTGGCTATCACTAAATTATACAGTTGGCGATTGCCTCTTTTTTCGATGCACTCAGAGATATTTTGGGGGTGGTAgagtaattaaatttaataaaatatatattcatttaaatgtatgttttttttaaagaaatttgaTAAGAACTTTATAttgaaatttatattaaatcttAGTATATAGTTAAGTATAAATTTCTTATCAAAATTCCTTCTAATTCTGAGTGTAAatttcttgaaaaaatatttatttgattagAAATTTCTtatgaaatattataaattatatggAATTATATAgaactttttgtttaaaaatatttagtcattatttttcattataaaGAGAGAGTTCAACTTTTTCTTCGAGTGTCTAACAAGAGTAGCAGCAAAGAAAGGCAAAGAGAGAGGTATTTGAAGAGGTAGAGGGCGAGGGAGAGGGAGAGCCAGGTGAGCAAGTGCCATTGGATGCTCAATTGCGGCTtgtgttgttgtagttgctgGTGATATTGCTCGACCatagtgttgttgttgttgttgttgtagctcCTGTTGCTTGTgacgttgttgttgttgctgttgttgttgttgttggtgggtTTGGTGATGTTGCTGGTTTGGCTTTGGCGCTTGCTAATGTGTTGCCATTGCCGTTGGCCGTTGTTGGTTGGACGTAGTTGGTCGGTTTGGTCGGTTTGGACGGTTTGGATGTTTGGATGTTAGCGGGTCGCGACAGCCTTCTCTCGGCCAGCAGAGCAGAGCTCTGCCGTTTGCCGTTTTGCGGATTTTCATAGTTCAGTGCGCTTTCCAGTCGACAACGCGACACCACCGCCAGCGACAGCGCCATGAGCTCTAGTATATAGGCTCTCCTCTCGCCCGAGCATCCCGTCTAAATATAATCATCTttatttgtgatttatttAATCAACATCCCAGCCAGCAGGCAGAGACACAGCATCATCGCACCACCCACCTCCCATccgcagaagcagaagcagaagcggGGGCGACCGACGACACCAGCCAGCCATcgatggaaaaataaaaaggaaaatcagCGGCAATTGCTCTTGAAAGCGAAAGAAAGTGCAACAAAGTGCGGTTATCGGCTATCGGTTATCGGCAAATTGATTAAATCAGTGCACTCGACGCCACAAAGTGCCCCCCCATAGCGGGGAGGGGAAGGAAGGGCCGGAAGCTGCACTCAAACGATAGGAAGGGAGGGTGTCTCTAACCTGCGACAGTTTTCCCATAAAAATTATCACACTACGGGCTGATGGCTTTTGAAACCAAACAGGAAAAGGCAATTAAAGACCTCCTTTGATGTTATCGGTTGTCATCAAAAGTTGCAAATCATCGGAAAGTAATCGAAATTCAAAGAAACCTACAAATATTGGGTTTTAAATAATAGAAATTGATGATACATATCTCTAATCAGTGAATTACAAGATTTGGATAAAGAAAGCACCTTAAATGCTATCGATAGTCATTTAAAATGGtgaaaatcatcggaaagtaATCGAAAAGTGGACCAAAACAACCAACTAATGtgtttttgttgaaaattgtTGAGGATATATCTCTGTAATTAGAGAATGTGAAGTATTTGCATCAAAAACCTCCTCAAATGTTATCGATAGTCATCGAAATTgtgaaaataatcaaaaagtAATCGAAAAGTGACCTAAAACCTCTAAAATTATTGATGATATCTATTTAGTCAATAGATCTAATGTTCTTTGGATCTAATAACCCCCTCAAATGTTATCGATAGTCATCGAAAGTgtgaaaataatcaaaaagtaatagaaaaggGGCCTAACACCTCCAAAATACTCAGTTTAAACTGAGAATTATTGATGATATCTATTTAGTCAATAGATCTAATGTTCTTTGGATCTAATAACCCCCTCAAATGTTATCGATAGTCATCGAAATGGTGCAAATCATCAAAATAACCTAGCCACCCCACAAAGCCCCCCTCGCATGTGTTGTAATTACAACTCGCCAAAGAAAACCAACAGAAACCCCGAATATTAATGACATATCGGTGGCTTTATCGGTGAATGCTATTGCGTTATGTTATCGGTGGCATTTGGTATTCAAGTTTGAAGAAACATCGGCTGATGAGTGTTATGcgtgttttgttttcgttattttgttgttgtttcggtTTCTTCGGCAAGGTGGCTGTGTTATGCAATGCCGCAGTTTGACGAATCTTTCCTGAGCGACTGTGCGCTGGCCGAGCGctggggcttctactcctaTACCCTCAAGCCCCCCCcaccgccgctgccgccgccgagTTCCAAGCACGACCATCATGAGGAGGAGCATCATCACCACCATCGGCAGGTGAAGAAAAAACAGCGCCAATCATGGTCGCCCCGagacggcaacaacaacaccagcagccACACTCCAAGCACCACCGGCAACACGTTGCACAGCATCAAGTTCCACAGACGtcgaaaatacaaaaagcTGCCACGATTGGCGTCGCTATCAGCGCCACTGATACCCCAAGAGATGGACGTGGATGCCACTGACATCACCGCCATGGAGACGCCGCTCCCCAGCCCACCTGTGCCGCTCAAGAATGCGGTGTGCCGTAAGTGAAAGCTGCCCGCCCAAGGCACTTCGGAGGCCCCACCAGGCCCAGCCTAGCCAGCCCAGTGGACAGCCCCCTTTGGCTCGTTTTGCTATCCACTATCCACCATCCACTAGGCACTCCAGGTTCCACCTCAAAGCTAACAAGTCTAATAGTACAGACTATCTGATACCCCGTACTTGTCTTTGTTTTTCTATAAaagtttggtgtttttaatataaatctTAAATCAACTATAAGAGTTTGAAGCTTTATattatatctatatctatcaGTACTATATATACTCTACGACTTTACAAGTACTTGGTATTATCAAGAAgaagaaaactataaaaaaattaaaaattgcagAAAACAAATAGTTTTTTCGCTCCAACGAGTTCCACTTGCAATTGTTTTGTGGTTTGGAAATTGTTTTGAGGGCTATACCCCTTTAGGTTCAGAGATACAGTGCTATCGGAgatgtttttagttttaaaattaagatattagtgcttaaataataattaattgagAAATAACTAAAAAGAAATGGTTAGAAAAGCACTCTCTCCTTGTAGGATGTTTTTCAGAAGGGTAGTAGTAATatttaacaacaaaaacatgaATAGCTATATGGCTATAGCTATAATGAATATTTAactaaattataaacaaaaataatttatttaaataatagcgccctcctcctcgattctcataggtggcACCTCAGCACCctttaaaaagtaataaaaaaaaataaaaataattattaaatattaaattaataaataataaataataaataaaaatagcgccctcctcctcgattctcataggcacttaagaaacccaaaaaaaaataatattaaaaaataaataaataataaaataaataaaataagtttaaATAACTAGTTTAGGTACCTTCTTGGAGTACCTCTCTCCTCGCTTCTCATAGAAGTTGCTGAAGATACATTCCATGGTGTATAGCTACCTAAAATGGATGGATACCTTCCTTCTCATAGAAGGTTATCAGAttcttaatattaaaatattaataatatcttAATATTAATCTTATAATACATTATAACCTTATTTCAAATATTACTATTTAGAATTCAAAGAGTATTGAAGCATAGGCCCTGAAATAGGCCTTCCCTCCCTCTTTCTTTCTAAATCCCCctcataatatttaatattaaattgtatttaaatatttaaactaagAGATTGGCTTGGGAAATGCCAAGCATTCCCTCTTTCTGTAACATAGTGGCTCGATAATGGCTCTGCTTTGTTTTCCCAAGAATGCAACTTAGCTTCATGATTGCCACATTTTGTGATGCAACGCTTTTATGGCTTTGTGTTTATGGTTCCTACTGGCGCCTACTTGGTATTTGAATTCGAAAAGCGAGAGAATCAGAGGCGGAACTCATTGTGGCCAACACCCGCTTCTGGTCAACACCTGCTTCTGGCCTTATTCGCTCCAAGAATGTTGATTTTTGGCGATTTTTGGCAACTTGACTTGCGAATCGGGAATTTGACTTCCAAAATCGGCCATTTCGAGGGCTATTATTAGGAACTGAGTAATCATGCGGATCCCCTCTCTCTCCTTACAGACGGCAGCATCAGTTCTCCATCCACGCCCGGCACCTGCTCCAGCGGAGGCatcggcggcagcggcggcggctgcagcagcagcagcaacaacagcctCAACAGCGGCAACAGCTACTCGGCCGCCGCGTCCACGACCTCCAGCACACCCCCGCCACCCACGCACCACAACACACCCGGAACCCCAGCCGGCGGaggcggcggaggaggaggcagTAGAGGGGCCGGAGGAGTACCACCAGCACCGCCCAGTGCCGGGTCGTCGGGGCACAAGAACAGCCTCAAGGGCACGAAGCTGGCGAGGAGGGCGCGCTCCTTCAAGGACGACCTGATCGAGAAGATCTCCCTGATGCGGACCACCAACAACACCCTGGGCCGCTCCCACTCGCCCCACAGTCCCCGCTCGAAGCACGGCTGCAAGCCCCCGCCCAGCAACGAGGAGGTGCAGCGCTCCACCCAGACCCTCGAGACGCACGTCAAGGACATCTCCAACGCCCTTAAGCACTTCCGCGATGTCATCCTCAAGAAGAAGCTGGAGGTGCTGCCCGGCAACGGCACGGTTATCCTGGAGACCATTGCCAGCATGTACTCGGGTGAGTATCCCTGCCTTGCCTGTAGAGGACCCTGTACTGACCATCCCCCCCTTTCCAGTGATCCAAACCTACACCCTGAACGAGAACAGTGCCACCATGAGCTCGGCCACCCAGCAGGTCTACCAGAGCCTGGGCAAGCTCATCAAGCTCTGCGACGAGGTGATGCTCTCCGAGGAGAGCGGCGAGTGCGCCTCCCTCAGCAACGAGAACGTCCGCGAGGTGATCGATCTTCTCGAGGACGCCGTGCGGGTGAGTACTTGGCACAAGCTTCTCCCTCATAGAACCCCTAACCATCGCTCGGAATCCCTTCCAGAATCTAGTGACCTTGGCGCAGGGCAAGCTGAAGGAGCAGGACCAGTGCACCTTCCGGTACAGTGGCTCGGGCCTGGGCGGCATTGGAGCGGCGGCCGAGATCACGGGCGCCGTGACCGCCTCCCCGGGCATAGCAGTGGGCAGTGGCGGACCCGGCACGGGCATCGGCATCGGATCGGTGGCCAGCATGCGGGTCTCGGCCGCGGAGTCGGCTGCGGCGGCGCAACGTACCTCCCTGCCGGACATCGCGCTGACGCCCAAGGAGCGCGACATCCTGGAGCAGCACAACGTGAACCCGATGCGCGGCTCCCACAGCACCGAGAGCATCCTGCGCGACACCAGCCCCCCGCCCAAGCCGCCGCTGCCGAACCGGGCCAGCAACCCGCCGCCCCTGCCGCCGAAGCGTCGCAGCCAGCAGGGCGGAGCGGCGGTCGGCGGCCCTGGCCCGGGAGTGGGGGTGGGCTCCTCCTCGTCCACGACGTCCACCTCCAATCAGGCCAGCCCGCTGCCCTACGCCCAGTCGCACAACATCAGCCTCAACTCGGACCTGGACTGCAGCTCCAACATCTCGCTGCTGAACTACGGCGTGGATCAGTAAGCTCGAATCGAGAATGACCCCATCCAGAGACTAAAGTCCCCTACCTCCCTCTTCCTTGCAGCCTCTCGGTCCGGTCGCGGTCGCCGGACGAGAACAGCCAGTGCTCCTTCGACTCGGCGCTGAACCACTCGCGCGAGGAGGAGGACCAGCTGCGCCAAATGCCAAAGATGCCGCCGGCCCTCGACCTGGACGTGGACGTGGACGGACATGGCGGCGACAAGATACTGAGCTACAGTGAGTATTCCAGCCACAGCCATCGGCCCGCTGTTGCCTCGACTCAAGTGGTGGCCTCCGACCTTCCCACTCCCAAACCACGTTTAGAAGGCGAACTGGCCAGCCTACCGGTCGCGGTGGTGGCCGCTGCTGGAGGACAAGCACCCGGACATGGACTCGGGACGACAGAGGCTGCATCTGGTGGCGCTACGGTGACGGCTGGTGGCGGGGAAAGTAACACGGAGCTGCGCAAGGCGGCCGCGGCACTCACCATCAACCGCCATTCGAACGAATCGGGTACTGGCTATGACCTATTGTACTACCACTTCCGCTACTACCACTACTAGCTTCTACTAGCTCCTGCTTTCTGTAATATCCGCTTGCTTGGTTTTTCTTTGAGTGTTGTGTAGCCTTCGCTTCCTTAGTTTTGTTCCCTCAGTGTGTTCCCTCCTCCAGCCACCTCAATCCACTCTAATCGGATTCGTTCTCCTCCCTGTACAGGTTTCGTGTCCATGAAGTCGTTCCGCACCTCCACCCAGAGCGTGTCCAAGCGCTCCTCGGACTACAGCGTGCAGTCCTCCACCAAGTCCTCGAGCAGCAACTCGGAGATCGCCTTCAGCATCAGCGAGTCGGGGGCGACCAGCAGCTCCGCCGCACTTCCAGCACTGCTGGGGGACTTCCAGCAGCgctgcaccaccaccaccagctccacgagcaccagcaccagcaccggCTACAGCAGCAGCGAAGTGGAGCAGACGCTGTCCTCCTCGCTGGGCATATTGCGGGGATCCCCGCCAGAAGCGGCGCCGGCCCTGCCGCCCAAGACCGGGCCGCGGCTAACGCGACACGAGTCGGCCGGGGACGAGGCGGACGAGGGGGGCTGGGCGAGCCACCGGAGCAGCCAGTCGGAGCTGGCGGAGCTGCGGCACATGCAGCACCTCAACCACCAGGCCCAGCTGCAGCAGTGGCACTCGAAGCACCACAGCCTCATCGGCAGCAGCTGCTACGCGTTCGACAAGCGCAACCTCGAGGAGCCGCCCCCGCTGCCCATGAAGAAGAAGCACAGTAAGTCggatttctctcagtgcacatTTACTTACATCGTCTCCTTTTTtccttcttcttttttttttccatgtgaaaatgtttacatttttatttcctGTGCATCCTTAATGTTGTGTCTTGGATCCATGATTGTTGTgatttctttggtttttttttcaccgCCAGAGCggtaatgttttttattttttagaaaagctATAGTGTATTATAATTAAGAACCGCATTTCACACAAACATCAGGGGACTTTTAGATTCTTTTGTGAATTTTAACTTCGATTTTGATCATTTTGGTAGAAAAACAGACACCATTCCATTGACACGAATCAGTCAAAACCACCGCATCCGCCAGTCAGGCTCCTCTTGAGCCCCTAGAGAGGGGAGAGGGGCGGGGAGAGGGTTTCTGTGTTtgtgtttcttaaaaagactttatagattttatttatagCACATACTCGCATTATCGCAAACCCTTTAGCAATTTATCAAACAAGAAGCAAGTCTGCCACATTGTTGTACGCAAGAGTCTAACCCATCTAAATTATCGTTCCAACCAACATCTAGTGTTTCAAAGTGTGGCCTTCTCGGGTAAGTCTTCCAGCGGACCAGCACCAACCATCCACGTAGACTACTTCCAAACACCATCGCGCTAAACCTTTCCAAACCCAAAGCCAGAAAACCAAAAGCTACAAAAACAGAAACTTTAAATGCTCTTTTTTGGATACTTTTCTAAGAAAGTTTAACAGTGGGAGGGATATTTTAGATGGAAAGGGTTTTAAGGAGGTAGTTCTCAGACCTAGTCAGTCTTGGTCTCAGTATCATATGCCTATTAGCTTCAAAGATGGGAAGTAGTTGGGAACTAGAATTAAATCCTTCCTCTATATGCCAGAGAACTATGTTTAGAACAAGTGGAACCCGTTTAAGAGCGATCGGTAGAGCGGTTCCTCAGTTACAACGATCACCGAACCtgaaagcatgctttttaggACTATTCTCTAGTTAGTACTAGCATTTCCAACTCTGCAGAGTAGTTAGACCCTCTATTCACCACAGAATAATGACTAGAAGAAGTGGTATGAATTTCAGAGCTATAGGTAGAGCGGTTCCCCAGTTATAGCCCAGTTCAGGGCCATTTCCAGTCAGTACTGGCATTTAAAAGTCGATATCTCGAAGAAAGGTGGTCCGATTTGTCTGAAACTCGCAGGGAACTCTACAGAAGGGCTATAGTTTTAGGAAATGTTAACAAAATAATGGAACCCTTGCAAACTTAGAAAGAACTTAGTCAGAAATGCTAAAGAACCTGTATTAGTTTTAATGAATAAGCCACCGAGGCCAAGCTTTGAGGTATATTGAGTTTCTAGTCTGCAGTTCCTAGTTCTCGTATGTTGGTTTACAAAGAAAGTCTGGTTGGGATGTGGGACCTCAAGAGCATTtggagttttgtttttttgcttcGCTGCCGCTGCGCTGCCGCTGAGCTTTCCATCATTGGTTTCGCGTTGGTGCCCCAAAGCAGGGACCCTGCTGCACTCGCACTCGCAGttgccgttgcagttgcagttgcagttatAGACCTAGATCTGTATACGGTTTTGTTTCTAGTTCTTGTTAAATTGTTGCTTCCATTACCAAGTTCCACCTAACCCACCTCCATCTGGTACATGTCCACCTGTGCTCCCACCTGTTGTGCTGTTGCGCCTCCTCATCCCGCTCCGCACCCGCACCCGCACCGTTCCAAGCTGTTTTTCCAAGTTTTCCTTAACTGTTTGTTGTGATGCGATCCCTTGATGTAGCCCAAGTGAGACAGAGAGAGTCAGAGAGAGTgtgagaaagagagagagaccCGTAGACCAGgcccagagccagagccaaagCGGAAGCCACGGCCCGGTGGTCAAGTCAGTCCGGGAGAAGCTCACAAGCGCCAAGGATCGTTCGTTCGTTCGTTCCGGCTTAGTttggttttcaattaaatgctactttgtttccttaattttaaaaattatctaaaaacaaactaaCACTGTGTTTCGTCCATCCCCAATCCAGTTCTGGCCTACATGGAGATCTGCTCGGCATCCACGCGCTCCATCGAGCAGCACCGCCACACAGTCCACGCCTACAACATCAGTCGGAACATCACCCACAGCCAGACCATGAAGTGAGCCCCAATCCTAAAAGATTTAGCATCTTAATCTTAATCTTAAAAATTGCAGCATCATGCCGATGAGCAAGGAACTGTCGCCGGAACTGGAGACACCGCCCGCCCTGCCGCCGAAGAACTACAAGCAGCGCAAGACCACCTCGCTGCAGCCCTTCGTGGTAACCACCACCCCGCCGCCCAGTCCCAAGCCCCTGCTGGCCGAGAACGGCTCCACCGGCTCGGGCGGCGGGAGGCCGGATAGCCGCATGGCCACCGTCTGCGAGGAACTGGCCCCCGAGGAGGCGCCCGGCGCTCATCCCAGTCCGGTGCTGGACAGCAACGAGAACGTCAGCAGCGCCGGCGGCTCCACCTTCTACTCCCACCAGCTGCCCAGCGAGGACGCTGCCGCGACAGCGTGTGGCGGCGAAGTGGACAACGCTGGCCAGCCGATCAACTCGCTCCAGCTGCTGGACGAGGACCTGCCACAGCGCGCGGCAGTCCCCGATC is part of the Drosophila bipectinata strain 14024-0381.07 chromosome XL, DbipHiC1v2, whole genome shotgun sequence genome and encodes:
- the C3G gene encoding guanine nucleotide-releasing factor 2 isoform X1, whose translation is MPQFDESFLSDCALAERWGFYSYTLKPPPPPLPPPSSKHDHHEEEHHHHHRQVKKKQRQSWSPRDGNNNTSSHTPSTTGNTLHSIKFHRRRKYKKLPRLASLSAPLIPQEMDVDATDITAMETPLPSPPVPLKNAVCHGSISSPSTPGTCSSGGIGGSGGGCSSSSNNSLNSGNSYSAAASTTSSTPPPPTHHNTPGTPAGGGGGGGGSRGAGGVPPAPPSAGSSGHKNSLKGTKLARRARSFKDDLIEKISLMRTTNNTLGRSHSPHSPRSKHGCKPPPSNEEVQRSTQTLETHVKDISNALKHFRDVILKKKLEVLPGNGTVILETIASMYSVIQTYTLNENSATMSSATQQVYQSLGKLIKLCDEVMLSEESGECASLSNENVREVIDLLEDAVRNLVTLAQGKLKEQDQCTFRYSGSGLGGIGAAAEITGAVTASPGIAVGSGGPGTGIGIGSVASMRVSAAESAAAAQRTSLPDIALTPKERDILEQHNVNPMRGSHSTESILRDTSPPPKPPLPNRASNPPPLPPKRRSQQGGAAVGGPGPGVGVGSSSSTTSTSNQASPLPYAQSHNISLNSDLDCSSNISLLNYGVDHLSVRSRSPDENSQCSFDSALNHSREEEDQLRQMPKMPPALDLDVDVDGHGGDKILSYSEYSSHSHRPAVASTQVVASDLPTPKPRLEGELASLPVAVVAAAGGQAPGHGLGTTEAASGGATVTAGGGESNTELRKAAAALTINRHSNESGFVSMKSFRTSTQSVSKRSSDYSVQSSTKSSSSNSEIAFSISESGATSSSAALPALLGDFQQRCTTTTSSTSTSTSTGYSSSEVEQTLSSSLGILRGSPPEAAPALPPKTGPRLTRHESAGDEADEGGWASHRSSQSELAELRHMQHLNHQAQLQQWHSKHHSLIGSSCYAFDKRNLEEPPPLPMKKKHILAYMEICSASTRSIEQHRHTVHAYNISRNITHSQTMNIMPMSKELSPELETPPALPPKNYKQRKTTSLQPFVVTTTPPPSPKPLLAENGSTGSGGGRPDSRMATVCEELAPEEAPGAHPSPVLDSNENVSSAGGSTFYSHQLPSEDAAATACGGEVDNAGQPINSLQLLDEDLPQRAAVPDPEAQKAQGPVEEEEEEDDEEEPEEMLINMLEEVDITRYLILKRKEEDGPEVKGGYIDALIVHASRVQKVADNAFSEAFITTFRTFIQPIDVIEKLTHRYTYFFCQVQDNKQKAAKETFSLLVRVVNDLTSTDLTSQLLSLLVEFVYQLVCSGQLYLAKLLRNKFVEKVTLYKEPKVYGFMGELDYGGGGVGGVGGAGGTGGVSGNGAGQPSLLDLKSLEIAEQMTLLDAELFQKIEIPEVLLFAKDQCEEKSPNLNKFTEHFNKMSFWARSKILRLQDAKEREKHVNKFIKIMKHLRKMNNYNSYLALLSALDSGPIRRLEWQKGITEEVRSFCTLIDSSSSFRAYRQALAETNPPCIPYIGLVLQDLTFVHVGNQDYLSKGVINFSKRWQQYNIIVNMKRFKKCAYPFRRNERIIRFFDNFKDFMGEEEMWQVSEKIKPRGRRPVNY
- the C3G gene encoding guanine nucleotide-releasing factor 2 isoform X4, coding for MPQFDESFLSDCALAERWGFYSYTLKPPPPPLPPPSSKHDHHEEEHHHHHRQVKKKQRQSWSPRDGNNNTSSHTPSTTGNTLHSIKFHRRRKYKKLPRLASLSAPLIPQEMDVDATDITAMETPLPSPPVPLKNAVCHGSISSPSTPGTCSSGGIGGSGGGCSSSSNNSLNSGNSYSAAASTTSSTPPPPTHHNTPGTPAGGGGGGGGSRGAGGVPPAPPSAGSSGHKNSLKGTKLARRARSFKDDLIEKISLMRTTNNTLGRSHSPHSPRSKHGCKPPPSNEEVQRSTQTLETHVKDISNALKHFRDVILKKKLEVLPGNGTVILETIASMYSVIQTYTLNENSATMSSATQQVYQSLGKLIKLCDEVMLSEESGECASLSNENVREVIDLLEDAVRNLVTLAQGKLKEQDQCTFRYSGSGLGGIGAAAEITGAVTASPGIAVGSGGPGTGIGIGSVASMRVSAAESAAAAQRTSLPDIALTPKERDILEQHNVNPMRGSHSTESILRDTSPPPKPPLPNRASNPPPLPPKRRSQQGGAAVGGPGPGVGVGSSSSTTSTSNQASPLPYAQSHNISLNSDLDCSSNISLLNYGVDHLSVRSRSPDENSQCSFDSALNHSREEEDQLRQMPKMPPALDLDVDVDGHGGDKILSYSFVSMKSFRTSTQSVSKRSSDYSVQSSTKSSSSNSEIAFSISESGATSSSAALPALLGDFQQRCTTTTSSTSTSTSTGYSSSEVEQTLSSSLGILRGSPPEAAPALPPKTGPRLTRHESAGDEADEGGWASHRSSQSELAELRHMQHLNHQAQLQQWHSKHHSLIGSSCYAFDKRNLEEPPPLPMKKKHILAYMEICSASTRSIEQHRHTVHAYNISRNITHSQTMNIMPMSKELSPELETPPALPPKNYKQRKTTSLQPFVVTTTPPPSPKPLLAENGSTGSGGGRPDSRMATVCEELAPEEAPGAHPSPVLDSNENVSSAGGSTFYSHQLPSEDAAATACGGEVDNAGQPINSLQLLDEDLPQRAAVPDPEAQKAQGPVEEEEEEDDEEEPEEMLINMLEEVDITRYLILKRKEEDGPEVKGGYIDALIVHASRVQKVADNAFSEAFITTFRTFIQPIDVIEKLTHRYTYFFCQVQDNKQKAAKETFSLLVRVVNDLTSTDLTSQLLSLLVEFVYQLVCSGQLYLAKLLRNKFVEKVTLYKEPKVYGFMGELDYGGGGVGGVGGAGGTGGVSGNGAGQPSLLDLKSLEIAEQMTLLDAELFQKIEIPEVLLFAKDQCEEKSPNLNKFTEHFNKMSFWARSKILRLQDAKEREKHVNKFIKIMKHLRKMNNYNSYLALLSALDSGPIRRLEWQKGITEEVRSFCTLIDSSSSFRAYRQALAETNPPCIPYIGLVLQDLTFVHVGNQDYLSKGVINFSKRWQQYNIIVNMKRFKKCAYPFRRNERIIRFFDNFKDFMGEEEMWQVSEKIKPRGRRPVNY
- the C3G gene encoding guanine nucleotide-releasing factor 2 isoform X2; translated protein: MPQFDESFLSDCALAERWGFYSYTLKPPPPPLPPPSSKHDHHEEEHHHHHRQVKKKQRQSWSPRDGNNNTSSHTPSTTGNTLHSIKFHRRRKYKKLPRLASLSAPLIPQEMDVDATDITAMETPLPSPPVPLKNAVCHGSISSPSTPGTCSSGGIGGSGGGCSSSSNNSLNSGNSYSAAASTTSSTPPPPTHHNTPGTPAGGGGGGGGSRGAGGVPPAPPSAGSSGHKNSLKGTKLARRARSFKDDLIEKISLMRTTNNTLGRSHSPHSPRSKHGCKPPPSNEEVQRSTQTLETHVKDISNALKHFRDVILKKKLEVLPGNGTVILETIASMYSVIQTYTLNENSATMSSATQQVYQSLGKLIKLCDEVMLSEESGECASLSNENVREVIDLLEDAVRNLVTLAQGKLKEQDQCTFRYSGSGLGGIGAAAEITGAVTASPGIAVGSGGPGTGIGIGSVASMRVSAAESAAAAQRTSLPDIALTPKERDILEQHNVNPMRGSHSTESILRDTSPPPKPPLPNRASNPPPLPPKRRSQQGGAAVGGPGPGVGVGSSSSTTSTSNQASPLPYAQSHNISLNSDLDCSSNISLLNYGVDHLSVRSRSPDENSQCSFDSALNHSREEEDQLRQMPKMPPALDLDVDVDGHGGDKILSYKGELASLPVAVVAAAGGQAPGHGLGTTEAASGGATVTAGGGESNTELRKAAAALTINRHSNESGFVSMKSFRTSTQSVSKRSSDYSVQSSTKSSSSNSEIAFSISESGATSSSAALPALLGDFQQRCTTTTSSTSTSTSTGYSSSEVEQTLSSSLGILRGSPPEAAPALPPKTGPRLTRHESAGDEADEGGWASHRSSQSELAELRHMQHLNHQAQLQQWHSKHHSLIGSSCYAFDKRNLEEPPPLPMKKKHILAYMEICSASTRSIEQHRHTVHAYNISRNITHSQTMNIMPMSKELSPELETPPALPPKNYKQRKTTSLQPFVVTTTPPPSPKPLLAENGSTGSGGGRPDSRMATVCEELAPEEAPGAHPSPVLDSNENVSSAGGSTFYSHQLPSEDAAATACGGEVDNAGQPINSLQLLDEDLPQRAAVPDPEAQKAQGPVEEEEEEDDEEEPEEMLINMLEEVDITRYLILKRKEEDGPEVKGGYIDALIVHASRVQKVADNAFSEAFITTFRTFIQPIDVIEKLTHRYTYFFCQVQDNKQKAAKETFSLLVRVVNDLTSTDLTSQLLSLLVEFVYQLVCSGQLYLAKLLRNKFVEKVTLYKEPKVYGFMGELDYGGGGVGGVGGAGGTGGVSGNGAGQPSLLDLKSLEIAEQMTLLDAELFQKIEIPEVLLFAKDQCEEKSPNLNKFTEHFNKMSFWARSKILRLQDAKEREKHVNKFIKIMKHLRKMNNYNSYLALLSALDSGPIRRLEWQKGITEEVRSFCTLIDSSSSFRAYRQALAETNPPCIPYIGLVLQDLTFVHVGNQDYLSKGVINFSKRWQQYNIIVNMKRFKKCAYPFRRNERIIRFFDNFKDFMGEEEMWQVSEKIKPRGRRPVNY